The genomic window TAATTTACTGCCAATGTAATCCTTTCTCCATGCTTGAAAAAGGTCTGGCTGCAACAACCTCTCTTTCAACTCATCTGTTTTTTTCCACTTCCAACTGATGATTTGGTTAATTTGCTTTTTAGAAGCAAGGACTTCAAATGGTATGTCGTGCTTCTGGGCGACTTCGACTAATACGTGTTTAATTTGTTTGAACGCTTTTTTATATTCTGGAAAATCGACCAACCGCTTCAGACGCTCTGGGCATTCAGATTCAGGGATTTGTTTCCCCTGCTCTATACATGCAAGGATTTCTTTACCATAACGATTTACTTCCATCGGTTCGACGCCTGGAATATTACGAAGCGACGTTGTGCTTGTCGGTCGACGTTTGGCGATTTCAACCATATTGTGTTCTTTAAGCACATGACTCAACGCTAAATTTTTTAACTCTGCCTTATTTTGACGCCATTTAGAAAGTACTTTTAAAACGGCTAAATCTCGTGGTTTCAGTTGCCAAGCGTTTTTTATATCAGTAAACAGTTCGTCATCAGGCAAACGTTCTGAGCGCTTTCTTGCTACTAACGCACTCTCTTCAACGACAATTTCATTCCAATTTCGCGCATCAATTTGAGGTTTGAGAAGTTCAAAACAAGGAAGCAAGTAATAAACATCGCTTGCTGCATAATCTAACTGTTCTTGAGTCAGCGGTCGTTGTAACCAATTTGTACGGCTTTCACTTTTATCAATTTCTAAGTCTAGAAGCGATTTCACCATATTTGCAAAGCCTACACAGTTACCGTGACCGAGTAATAGCAGCGCGAATTGTGTATCAAACAACGGTGCGGGGACAAAACCGGCAAACTTTTGAAATACTTCGATATCCTCAGATGGTGAATGAATCACTTTCATCACCGAAGTATCTTGTAATATGCTAAATAAACCATCGAACTCTAACGGTGCAAGGGGATCAATTACGCCCAAACTGTTTCCATCATACACTTGGATTAACGCAATTTCTGGGTATAGCGTTTTACGGCGCATAAATTCTGTATCTATCGCAATAATAGCGGAAGAACGAATTTGACTGACGAAACTATCTAGCTCAGTTTGAGAGTTGATAAATTGATACTGCACTGGGTGTCCCTCATTAAACCAAAAAGAAACCGGCTTTCGCCGGTCTCTTTTATGCTTTTTCTTTTAAAGCTCTTCGAAGAATTTTACCAACGTTTGTTTTTGGCAATTCATCCTTAAACTCAACAAATTTTGGTACCTTATAATTTGTTAAGTTCGCTCGACAATGGTTTATTATATCTTTTTCTGTAAGCGATGGGTCTTTTTTTACTATAAATACTTTAACCTGCTCGCCGCTCACTTCGTGAGGCACACCAACAGCAGCGACTTCAAGCACACCATCATGCATCGCGACGACTTCTTCAATTTCATTTGGGAACACGTTAAATCCAGACACAATGATCATGTCTTTTTTACGGTCAACGATGTAGAAAAACCCTTCATCGTCGTAAGTCGCGATATCCCCTGTTGCAAACCAACCATCACGAAGACAATCTGCCGTAGCATCTGGACGGTTGTAATATCCCGCCATCACTTGTGGCCCTTTAACCCAAAGTTCGCCCGACTCGCCTTTTGGCGCTTCTTCACCGTTATCAAGCACGATTTTAAGTTCGGTACTTGGGGCGGGTAGACCAATTGACCCGTTGTAACCATCTAAGTCGTAAGGACAGATTGTTACTAGTGGCGCGCATTCTGTCAGACCGTAACCTTCCATCAATTTTGTCTTAGTTGTGTTCTGCCATTTTTCTGCAACTGGTCGCTGTACGGCCATACCACCGCCTAACGACATCTTCAACGTTGAGAAATCAAGCTCTGCAAATCCTGGGGTGTTTAAAAGTCCATTGAACAGTGTGTTTACCCCAGTGATCGCCGTGAAAGGATATTTCCGTAGTTCCTTCACGAAACCAGGCATATCACGTGGGTTAGTGATCAAAATGTTGTGACCACCATACTTCATGAAGGTTAAGCAGTTCGCCGTAAGTGCGAAAATATGATAGAGCGGAA from Pseudoalteromonas xiamenensis includes these protein-coding regions:
- the fadD gene encoding long-chain-fatty-acid--CoA ligase FadD, with amino-acid sequence MEKIWLKRYPEGMPETIDPEHYNSLLELFEKSFAEFADLPAYTNMDKTLTYRELDKETKAVASYVQNELKLGKGDKVAVMMPNLLQTPVTILGVLRAGCTVVNVNPLYTVRELEHQLNDSESKAIFILANFADTLQKALPKTAVKHIIVTQIGDMLGGIKKHLVNFVVKRIKKMVPDYSLPTAIPFARVVNFDGSKYKKPEVTLKDLAFLQYTGGTTGVSKGAMLTHGNMVANLEQVSGCLDKVLDNGKEIVITALPLYHIFALTANCLTFMKYGGHNILITNPRDMPGFVKELRKYPFTAITGVNTLFNGLLNTPGFAELDFSTLKMSLGGGMAVQRPVAEKWQNTTKTKLMEGYGLTECAPLVTICPYDLDGYNGSIGLPAPSTELKIVLDNGEEAPKGESGELWVKGPQVMAGYYNRPDATADCLRDGWFATGDIATYDDEGFFYIVDRKKDMIIVSGFNVFPNEIEEVVAMHDGVLEVAAVGVPHEVSGEQVKVFIVKKDPSLTEKDIINHCRANLTNYKVPKFVEFKDELPKTNVGKILRRALKEKA
- the rnd gene encoding ribonuclease D; translation: MQYQFINSQTELDSFVSQIRSSAIIAIDTEFMRRKTLYPEIALIQVYDGNSLGVIDPLAPLEFDGLFSILQDTSVMKVIHSPSEDIEVFQKFAGFVPAPLFDTQFALLLLGHGNCVGFANMVKSLLDLEIDKSESRTNWLQRPLTQEQLDYAASDVYYLLPCFELLKPQIDARNWNEIVVEESALVARKRSERLPDDELFTDIKNAWQLKPRDLAVLKVLSKWRQNKAELKNLALSHVLKEHNMVEIAKRRPTSTTSLRNIPGVEPMEVNRYGKEILACIEQGKQIPESECPERLKRLVDFPEYKKAFKQIKHVLVEVAQKHDIPFEVLASKKQINQIISWKWKKTDELKERLLQPDLFQAWRKDYIGSKLDEWKS